A genome region from Camelina sativa cultivar DH55 chromosome 10, Cs, whole genome shotgun sequence includes the following:
- the LOC104719352 gene encoding pre-mRNA-splicing factor 38B isoform X2: protein MGGNCRGPSTAYCLLYKFFTMKLTVKQMHGLLKHTDSPYIRAVGFLYLRYVADAKTLWTWYEPYIKDDEEFSPGSNGRMTTMGVYIRDLLLGLYYFDTLFPRIPVPVMRQIVSNLEKMNLPTKPSGSTGDMSRGSDDTARRPPSVKASLSVSFGQRAPHRASTRGSSPVRRPPPSGYDRNGGDEPQARSPRRSQSRDYYSDRDSDRQRDREREKDRERDRERDRERERDRYRERERDYGDDRRSRRDYESRGRRRDYDDDRSRHDRRSRSRSRSRSRSVQIEREPTPRRDSSNKEKAVTVNSNLAKLKDLYGDASSQKGDEGFGTRRDSSSEEVIKLGGSSWR from the exons ATGGGTGGAAATTGCCGTGGTCCTTCAACAGCATATTGTCTTCTGTACAAATTCTTTACCATGAAACTTACAGTGAAGCAGATGCATGGGCTGTTGAAGCACACAGATTCTCCTTATATTAGGGCG GTTGGATTCCTTTATTTAAGATATGTTGCAGATGCAAAGACGTTGTGGACATGGTATGAACCGTACATTAAAGATGATGAG GAGTTTTCACCTGGATCAAATGGACGGATGACGACAATGGGTGTTTATATACGTGATTTGCTACTTGGACTG TACTACTTTGATACATTGTTTCCTCGTATACCTGTTCCTGTCATGCGCCAGATTGTATCAAATCTTGAGAAGATGAATCTGCCAACTAAACCTTCTGGGTCAACCGGAGACATGAGTCGTGGCTCTGACGACACTGCCCGTCGTCCTCCATCAGTAAAAgcatctctctctgtttcatttGGTCAACGTGCACCTCATCGTGCTTCCACCAGAGGCTCTTCTCCTGTTCGTCGTCCTCCACCGTCTGGTTATGATAGAAATGGAGGCGATGAACCACAGGCTCGGTCCCCACGTAGGAGCCAGAGCCGAGACTATTATTCTGACAGAGACTCAGATAGACAGCGGgatagagagagggagaaagacCGCGAACgggacagagagagagacagggagagggagagagacagatacagagaaagggagagagattaTGGTGATGATAGGAGATCGAGGCGAGACTATGAAAGTAGGGGTAGACGCagagattatgatgatgatagaaGCAGACATGACCGGAGAAGCCGGAGCAGAAGCCGAAGTAGGAGCAGGAGTGTGCAAATTGAGCGTGAACCAACTCCAAGAAGAGATAGTAGCAACAAGGAGAAAGCTGTGACTGTGAACAGCAATCTTGCAAAGCTAAAAGATTTATACGGAGACGCAAGTAGTCAGAAAGGGGATGAAGGATTTGGAACAAGGAGAGATTCAAGTTCAGAAGAAGTGATTAAGCTTGGTGGTTCCTCTTGGAggtga
- the LOC104719352 gene encoding pre-mRNA-splicing factor 38B isoform X1 has translation MAEIQTNGRAYESLLEKVLSMNILSSDYFKELYGLKTYHEVIDEIYNQVNHVEPWMGGNCRGPSTAYCLLYKFFTMKLTVKQMHGLLKHTDSPYIRAVGFLYLRYVADAKTLWTWYEPYIKDDEEFSPGSNGRMTTMGVYIRDLLLGLYYFDTLFPRIPVPVMRQIVSNLEKMNLPTKPSGSTGDMSRGSDDTARRPPSVKASLSVSFGQRAPHRASTRGSSPVRRPPPSGYDRNGGDEPQARSPRRSQSRDYYSDRDSDRQRDREREKDRERDRERDRERERDRYRERERDYGDDRRSRRDYESRGRRRDYDDDRSRHDRRSRSRSRSRSRSVQIEREPTPRRDSSNKEKAVTVNSNLAKLKDLYGDASSQKGDEGFGTRRDSSSEEVIKLGGSSWR, from the exons ATGGCGGAGATACAGACAAATGGAAGGGCATACGAGTCACTATTGGAAAAGGTTCTTTCGATGAACATTCTTTCTTCTGACTATTTCAAAGAGCTCTATGGTTTAAAGACTTACCATGAGGTAATTGATGAAATCTACAACCAAGTTAACCATGTGGAGCCGTGGATGGGTGGAAATTGCCGTGGTCCTTCAACAGCATATTGTCTTCTGTACAAATTCTTTACCATGAAACTTACAGTGAAGCAGATGCATGGGCTGTTGAAGCACACAGATTCTCCTTATATTAGGGCG GTTGGATTCCTTTATTTAAGATATGTTGCAGATGCAAAGACGTTGTGGACATGGTATGAACCGTACATTAAAGATGATGAG GAGTTTTCACCTGGATCAAATGGACGGATGACGACAATGGGTGTTTATATACGTGATTTGCTACTTGGACTG TACTACTTTGATACATTGTTTCCTCGTATACCTGTTCCTGTCATGCGCCAGATTGTATCAAATCTTGAGAAGATGAATCTGCCAACTAAACCTTCTGGGTCAACCGGAGACATGAGTCGTGGCTCTGACGACACTGCCCGTCGTCCTCCATCAGTAAAAgcatctctctctgtttcatttGGTCAACGTGCACCTCATCGTGCTTCCACCAGAGGCTCTTCTCCTGTTCGTCGTCCTCCACCGTCTGGTTATGATAGAAATGGAGGCGATGAACCACAGGCTCGGTCCCCACGTAGGAGCCAGAGCCGAGACTATTATTCTGACAGAGACTCAGATAGACAGCGGgatagagagagggagaaagacCGCGAACgggacagagagagagacagggagagggagagagacagatacagagaaagggagagagattaTGGTGATGATAGGAGATCGAGGCGAGACTATGAAAGTAGGGGTAGACGCagagattatgatgatgatagaaGCAGACATGACCGGAGAAGCCGGAGCAGAAGCCGAAGTAGGAGCAGGAGTGTGCAAATTGAGCGTGAACCAACTCCAAGAAGAGATAGTAGCAACAAGGAGAAAGCTGTGACTGTGAACAGCAATCTTGCAAAGCTAAAAGATTTATACGGAGACGCAAGTAGTCAGAAAGGGGATGAAGGATTTGGAACAAGGAGAGATTCAAGTTCAGAAGAAGTGATTAAGCTTGGTGGTTCCTCTTGGAggtga
- the LOC104719352 gene encoding splicing factor U2af large subunit B isoform X3 — MTTMGVYIRDLLLGLYYFDTLFPRIPVPVMRQIVSNLEKMNLPTKPSGSTGDMSRGSDDTARRPPSVKASLSVSFGQRAPHRASTRGSSPVRRPPPSGYDRNGGDEPQARSPRRSQSRDYYSDRDSDRQRDREREKDRERDRERDRERERDRYRERERDYGDDRRSRRDYESRGRRRDYDDDRSRHDRRSRSRSRSRSRSVQIEREPTPRRDSSNKEKAVTVNSNLAKLKDLYGDASSQKGDEGFGTRRDSSSEEVIKLGGSSWR; from the exons ATGACGACAATGGGTGTTTATATACGTGATTTGCTACTTGGACTG TACTACTTTGATACATTGTTTCCTCGTATACCTGTTCCTGTCATGCGCCAGATTGTATCAAATCTTGAGAAGATGAATCTGCCAACTAAACCTTCTGGGTCAACCGGAGACATGAGTCGTGGCTCTGACGACACTGCCCGTCGTCCTCCATCAGTAAAAgcatctctctctgtttcatttGGTCAACGTGCACCTCATCGTGCTTCCACCAGAGGCTCTTCTCCTGTTCGTCGTCCTCCACCGTCTGGTTATGATAGAAATGGAGGCGATGAACCACAGGCTCGGTCCCCACGTAGGAGCCAGAGCCGAGACTATTATTCTGACAGAGACTCAGATAGACAGCGGgatagagagagggagaaagacCGCGAACgggacagagagagagacagggagagggagagagacagatacagagaaagggagagagattaTGGTGATGATAGGAGATCGAGGCGAGACTATGAAAGTAGGGGTAGACGCagagattatgatgatgatagaaGCAGACATGACCGGAGAAGCCGGAGCAGAAGCCGAAGTAGGAGCAGGAGTGTGCAAATTGAGCGTGAACCAACTCCAAGAAGAGATAGTAGCAACAAGGAGAAAGCTGTGACTGTGAACAGCAATCTTGCAAAGCTAAAAGATTTATACGGAGACGCAAGTAGTCAGAAAGGGGATGAAGGATTTGGAACAAGGAGAGATTCAAGTTCAGAAGAAGTGATTAAGCTTGGTGGTTCCTCTTGGAggtga
- the LOC104719352 gene encoding pre-mRNA-splicing factor 38B isoform X4 encodes MAEIQTNGRAYESLLEKVLSMNILSSDYFKELYGLKTYHEVIDEIYNQVNHVEPWMGGNCRGPSTAYCLLYKFFTMKLTVKQMHGLLKHTDSPYIRAPSYIFNSS; translated from the exons ATGGCGGAGATACAGACAAATGGAAGGGCATACGAGTCACTATTGGAAAAGGTTCTTTCGATGAACATTCTTTCTTCTGACTATTTCAAAGAGCTCTATGGTTTAAAGACTTACCATGAGGTAATTGATGAAATCTACAACCAAGTTAACCATGTGGAGCCGTGGATGGGTGGAAATTGCCGTGGTCCTTCAACAGCATATTGTCTTCTGTACAAATTCTTTACCATGAAACTTACAGTGAAGCAGATGCATGGGCTGTTGAAGCACACAGATTCTCCTTATATTAGGGCG CCgagttatatttttaattcctCTTAG
- the LOC104719354 gene encoding uncharacterized protein LOC104719354: MECNKDEAARAKDIAEMKFKMKDIAGAKKFALKAQSLYPEIEGISQMLATLDVYIAADNKVKEDVDWYGILNASPHDNYETLKTKYRKLALMIHPDKNNSVGAEGAFKHVSEAWKFLSDKDQRAAYDRRKSLHSVYQKVSVSASNNGFCNFAKTTFTTNARTTTQKNNPPAQRNNPPSQKNNPPAQKSNPPTQKNNPQKPVGDTQKTGRTDHQTTKPSSFTASGSSDQSKPDTFWTVCRRCMMQYEYLRVYVNCSLRCPNCLQSYLAVEVPKPGISSRWSSFSRLKRNLDPKSAANHNTTSGLFNNSKWTFSRTSSAAHAASVVQQAYEKVKKEREQAKATARREKKNAKRKSTTDSSASGSSVKKRKVRGETDICCSSGRNVTYHVTGETGNNMGKLEHGTKEREDKLPPRRTQRKTSKVAVTREVKPC, from the coding sequence ATGGAGTGCAACAAGGACGAGGCGGCAAGGGCAAAAGATATTGCAGAGATGAAGTTCAAAATGAAAGACATTGCTGGGGCAAAGAAATTTGCCTTGAAAGCTCAGAGTCTGTATCCAGAGATAGAAGGTATTTCTCAGATGTTAGCAACTTTGGATGTGTATATCGCTGCAGATAACAAAGTAAAAGAGGATGTAGACTGGTATGGAATACTCAATGCAAGTCCGCACGATAATTATGAAACGTTGAAGACAAAGTACAGGAAGCTTGCTCTAATGATTCACCCCGATAAAAACAATTCTGTTGGAGCTGAAGGAGCATTCAAGCATGTTTCTGAAGCTTGGAAATTCTTGTCAGATAAGGATCAGAGAGCAGCTTATGATCGTAGGAAAAGTTTGCACTCAGTTTATCAGAAGGTCTCAGTTTCAGCTTCTAATAATGGTTTCTGCAATTTTGCAAAGACTACTTTCACTACAAATGCGAGGACGACGACGCAGAAGAACAATCCGCCGGCCCAGAGGAACAATCCGCCGTCCCAGAAGAACAATCCGCCGGCCCAGAAGAGCAATCCGCCAACCCAGAAGAACAATCCGCAAAAGCCAGTTGGTGATACACAGAAAACAGGACGGACTGATCATCAGACAACAAAACCGAGCTCATTTACTGCATCCGGGTCATCAGACCAATCAAAGCCAGATACTTTTTGGACAGTCTGCAGGAGATGCATGATGCAGTACGAGTATCTAAGAGTTTATGTCAACTGTAGCCTTCGGTGTCCTAATTGTCTACAATCGTATTTGGCAGTAGAAGTCCCTAAACCAGGTATATCAAGCCGTTGGAGTAGTTTCAGCCGTCTAAAGCGAAACCTGGATCCAAAGTCAGCTGCAAACCACAATACTACATCAGGTTTGTTTAATAACTCCAAGTGGACTTTTTCAAGAACCAGCAGTGCAGCTCATGCTGCAAGTGTGGTTCAACAGGCTTATGAGAAGGTAAAGAAAGAACGCGAGCAAGCAAAAGCAACTgcgagaagagaaaagaagaatgcCAAAAGGAAGAGCACAACTGATTCTTCTGCTTCTGGTAGTTCGGTTAAAAAGAGGAAAGTGCGTGGAGAAACTGATATCTGTTGCTCTAGTGGAAGAAATGTCACTTACCATGTGACTGGTGAAACCGGAAACAACATGGGGAAGTTAGAACATggaacgaaagagagagaggacaagTTGCCTCCAAGAAGAACCCAGAGAAAGACTAGCAAGGTGGCTGTAACAAGAGAAGTAAAGCCGTGTTAG
- the LOC104720516 gene encoding uncharacterized protein LOC104720516: protein MRESSNPMIGRTILSRAILATPSNEALAALVEQLYNKPQESNEYKSARALYDFCVSVFPNCLTLKLLKIYRFYPNDFIRLRSIDLLAETVKAHRFELSLVSLHEIKPLLISCLTIQNPKRSDAEIVRVIVSLVADKVGVWEEMSDCILHILAHQDPIWAFNVFIKLPSSLYGGFVHRFLQKFLDEVYKVLLHPVEDGVEDWVLALKSAVKMGILLMHSEMRFDLTRDILHIVLKSADEVVLNGMEEEFLLRGLQSLEEFLAKDASKFKWNSDQCRFVEEFAFRISETGTDTKEFAKEIYQMVTKVDKFVYNPAFRLSPSRVEEDSDCEVVYNHLEVLSAVEVMRLIASEIDNRLREIACSRLYELLCDHASGTEEISVSDIRELQPFLISCLSEVGIPESTFKILSQVVFHVLHELSTYQNDNWFGIWDYIATECKSLFRQTVYIFQCLTMRIDDKEFVIHAINSLLPEIHSNLNPPRELLLEDNNCWVLAFTGAFCAAINLIEVSSHAEHLKIIAYKMIDSVREVLERGMEVELVRRAFIDMERIVERQFECYTSNDYRFVKGLVWRLYAIKGMSEESKAVLWRINVILEKVQEEVKVLPKSELDWLNQPETLDS from the coding sequence ATGAGGGAATCTTCGAATCCAATGATAGGGAGAACTATTCTTTCGAGGGCTATCCTTGCGACTCCAAGCAACGAAGCCCTAGCGGCGCTCGTCGAACAACTCTATAACAAGCCTCAAGAATCCAACGAATACAAATCAGCTCGAGCTCTGTACGACTTCTGCGTCTCTGTTTTCCCAAACTGCTTAACCCTAAAGCTTCTCAAGATCTATAGGTTCTACCCCAATGATTTCATCAGACTCCGATCCATCGATCTTCTTGCTGAAACTGTGAAAGCTCATCGGTTCGaactctctctcgtctctctccatGAGATCAAACCTCTTCTGATTTCTTGCTTGAcaattcaaaaccctaaaagatcTGACGCAGAGATCGTAAGAGTCATCGTCTCATTGGTAGCTGATAAAGTTGGGGTGTGGGAAGAGATGAGTGATTGTATATTACACATACTTGCTCATCAAGATCCGATTTGGGCTTTTAACGTCTTCATCAAGTTACCATCATCACTCTACGGTGGATTCGTTCACCGTTTTTTACAGAAGTTTCTTGATGAAGTCTACAAGGTTTTGCTTCATCCTGTTGAAGATGGAGTTGAAGATTGGGTTTTGGCTTTGAAATCTGCTGTTAAAATGGGGATTCTGCTTATGCATTCTGAAATGAGATTTGATTTGACAAGAGATATACTTCACATTGTTCTGAAATCTGCTGATGAGGTTGTGTTGAATGGGATGGAAGAAGAGTTTCTTCTAAGAGGGCTTCAATCTCTGGAGGAGTTCTTGGCCAAAGACGCCAGCAAGTTTAAATGGAATAGTGATCAATGCAGGTTTGTGGAAGAGTTTGCTTTCAGGATCTCAGAGACTGGAACAGATACTAAGGAATTCGCCAAGGAGATATATCAGATGGTTACAAAAGTTGACAAGTTTGTGTACAATCCAGCTTTTAGACTCAGTCCATCTAGGGTTGAAGAAGACTCTGACTGTGAAGTAGTGTATAACCATTTGGAGGTTTTATCTGCAGTGGAAGTCATGAGACTGATCgcatctgagattgataacagGTTGAGAGAGATAGCTTGCTCAAGACTCTACGAGTTGCTTTGTGATCACGCTTCCGGGACAGAGGAAATAAGCGTTTCAGATATCAGAGAGCTCCAGCCGTTTCTCATTTCTTGCCTTTCAGAAGTAGGAATTCCCGAGAGCACGTTCAAGATTCTCAGCCAAGTGGTGTTCCATGTTTTACATGAGTTGTCTACTTACCAAAACGACAACTGGTTCGGTATATGGGACTACATTGCTACAGAATGCAAAAGTTTGTTCAGGCAGACGGTTTATATCTTCCAGTGTTTAACAATGAGGATCGATGATAAAGAGTTTGTGATTCATGCTATTAATAGTCTTCTTCCAGAGATTCACAGTAACCTAAACCCACCAAGAGAGTTGTTGTTGGAAGATAACAATTGCTGGGTCTTGGCGTTTACAGGTGCCTTCTGTGCAGCGATTAACTTGATAGAGGTGTCAAGTCACGCTGAACACTTGAAGATTATTGCATATAAGATGATAGATTCTGTGAGAGAGGTTTTGGAAAGAGGAATGGAAGTTGAGCTTGTGAGGAGAGCTTTCATAGATATGGAAAGAATTGTGGAGAGACAGTTTGAATGTTACACTAGTAATGACTACAGATTCGTTAAGGGTTTGGTTTGGAGGCTCTATGCAATCAAAGGCATGAGCGAGGAGAGTAAAGCTGTGTTGTGGAGAATCAATGTGATTCTGGAGAAAGTGCAGGAGGAGGTGAAGG